The DNA region TGATGCTAAGCCCTGCTGAATAGAAGCTTTGAAAATGAGGACATGGGTCATGTTGGTTTTCCATGTGACTCAATGTTGAGTTTCTCAAGACTCATCTGGGAAAGGTTTGAGATCTTGCCTTTTGTTAACCATTCTCAAGTCTTTGATTTGTGATCCACTCAGCTGTAAGGTAACACTTGTTTTTGTCCTGCAGAGCTTTTTCACACCGTCTCAGAAAGCTATGGGACCCCTGAGGCAAACCCTGCAGGTGCTCCAGTCCTCAGCTGTCAACAAAGATTTGGGAAGGTCAGCTCAGGTATGTAGTGGAAGTTATTTTAGTTGGCTGTCTATTTTGTATATACTTGGTACTTGGTATAGAATAGTTCCACAGACAGAACAAGTGATCTATAGCACTCAACATTTTGTagggtttaaatatttttatttcctctttagGTGGGAAAGGTCATCCCCAAACGGAAACAGTGGGGTGCAGAACAAGCTAGAGGTCCAAAGAGGGTGAAGGTAGAGGTCAAATCTACACAAACTGAAGCATCTCAGTGTTTGACAGATGGCATGTCTAAAGAAGCATATGAGCTGATGGTCGTAGGTAGGGATTTTTAATCCATGCATTTCACACTCGCAACCCccaaattattttcacattatcttgAGCTTAAATTTCCGTTGCTGTTGTAGAAACGCCTCCTTCAACTTACTGGAAAGAAGTCGCAGAGGAGCGTCGGAAGGCCTTGTACAATGTTCTACAGGAGAACGAGAAGGTGAGTTAATCACTAAGAGACGGCTAATGTTTAGCTGTCAATTGAGTTGTTTCCCACGCTCCCACAGACTGACTCAGCCTCAGCTGGCTCCAGTCCAGCTGGCACTGGATTTAGAAGTAACTTTGCACCTAAATGCACTCATtgaaatcaatttatttttaaaagcaaatccTGTAAAGATAAAAGTGTAAACTCAATTCACGGTGGAGTTTGTAAACTTTTGGCCTTTTCTGAATCGTTTAGCCAGTGATTGGTGCTATATTGATGCATCATTTTGAAGCTGTTTAATTTATTAAAGCTTAGTCCGGTTAGCCCATTGTCTAAGGGATGCAAACATCTTGCTTGGTGAAATTGGCTGTTTTCACACTCATTTGGGCAACTTGTGTGAATCTCGTGCATTTCTCCTTAATCTGTCTTGTGTCCTAAGCTGagcagtgagtttttttttttggtctgtctTGCTTGCAAACCACttgactgactgacagaagtGAGAAGTAAAGGTGACAATTTAACTTTGATAAATGCTTAGAGGCaaacataaatgtgttttgttaacatgttcaTATGAAAATGAACAAGATGAAACGTGCAGTCCAGTtaacatgagtgtgtgtgactcattgagtaacataattttaatacaAGATGCTGATTATCTAGTCTTTGTCAAGTTTTAGTTACAACTCTGGACTAATGCAAGGTCTAAAGTAATAGATTGGCTTTTACTATTGATTAAATAttagatttaaaatgttaattagcTGGACAGTATGAATTcatgttatattaaaaaaaaatctactcatTACTTGAaatggttttaatatttttttccacagtatCAGATGTGCCCTTCTCACCGTCTTAATTTTGACTGCATTTTGCTCTCTGCTactagccaaaaaaaaatggacggGTTATAGCATTTTTATATtctaaaagaaatttaaattgtATGCTCTCAGTATAGATTTTCCTCATGCCATCAtatgaatttttgtttttatatttgcaaatgtGTAAATGGAAATCTGGAGGGAAAGGTTTAATTATTCTTAGACCAACACAGAGAGCAAGCAGTTTTAAAGGAGAGAGGATTGTAGTGGGAGCACTGGGATGCCTGGTTTGATTGTGAATATGGCAGATGGTTCACATGGCTCACAGCCTGGTTCAGGTAGGAGGTCCCCTTGACTAGGGACCGCAGGGAGGTCGGAACTGGCTCTTTTGTCACATAGTTTTATGATCATGCGTTGTCATTCCCCCTGCCCGACTTCAGGCAGCTCTTTTTCACCTTCATGTGTTTGCATCCTTGCATTGTTCCATGattattgtgctttttgtttgccttttcaaGCTTGCTGTCTATCATGCTtaagttttttctctcttgtctttACCAGTTACACAAAGACATTGAGGCTAAAGATGAACAGATAACACAGCTCAAGTGTGAAaatgaagagctgcaggagcTGGCACAACACGTGCAGTACATGGCTGATATGATTGAGGTAGGAACACTGGTATTATAAGCCTATAATATGTCCTGATTTCTGTGGTGACATTTTGTGCCCACAATAACTTAATCACAAGTTTGTCCTATATGCATAGATGATCTGGTTTAAATCCAAGCATTACATgtgaaatgttagaaaaaatcCATAATTTTTTACTCCAGTGCTCATCTTGTCATATGTTCAGATAGCAGCACCAAAATactgacataaataaataaaaccaaaactagaTCACACCATTGAACCTGCTTGTATGTAAATCTGAtgtcctgtcttttttttttttttttttaaaaagaggctgACTGGGAAGAGCCCAGACAACCTGGAAGAACTGAGGGAGATTGCTCTTGATGTGGACGAGGAAGATGAGCATGATGATGCTGAAGTGGCAGGTCAGAGTGAGGATGACGACTCTGATTGCAGTCAGAGTGATTCAGAGGAAGATGAGACCTCAGACCACGAACACGCTGGACCCTCAGGAGAGTAGGATTGACTGACACCATTCTTGTATGTTATGGACTCAGACTTGAGCTGAAAGTGTGCTTTGGAAGCAACAAGTGGCCAGCCGTTTGACTGAATTGGCTTTTCAAAGTAATTGTTTATGTACTTTAAAGTGCAACAGTTTTGAAAGcgcacattttatattcaacCCTTGAAGAGACGGGGCTggtttttattaacttttgcTGAACTTTTTAGTTCATGTTCAGGTAAATTGGCTTTCAAAACTAAGGTGTTATAGGCCTCTGTCACGGCAGATATTTTGACAagtcacagtaggaaaagctcaggtttaatttatataattaatgATGGCTGACTTCCATTTCATTCCTTCAGTTTCAGCAGGCTGGCTCACTGTTCTGGCCCACTGGGATACTTGGACAGACCTGAGCCACTAGTGATGTTGGTAATGTCATAGTACTGATGAAATTATTgtccatcagttgctgataacAAGGGATGCAGGTTCCACTTGAACCCCTGTGGGACCCCTCATGCCCAGTCTTCATTTTTCTTGATGGTCAGACCAATCAGTGTCAGCAATGTGACATTAACTCTTGCACTTTTCCAACTACGAGTCAAAaagtgctgtgaaaaaggcctattAAGGTGATTTTAGATGTGGCCTATGCCATGGCCCTGAAGTGTTggtttacactgtaaaattgtgcatttttttgtggcacaGTTGTGTACATAAAGCCTatgtaaaataaacactttttaaaaaaaaaaaaaagtgttttttctttttcttgtggTTTTGGATCTTTAGAAGCTTTTCCACCAAACACTTAGTGTAGTACACTGAGAAGTGGTGCAGACATATTCCTAAACCCTAAATCTGTTTCATGTTTACATCAGACAGTAAGCACTGTAGGCTGCTCCATCCCGCTCTTGCTGTATCTCCTATTTTAAAGGGCAATGCAGAGGAATGTCTGTACCTCGATTGTCCACAGAGTGGGGTTGCACTTCAAGTTTTAAGAACAATCAACAGGCTGTAGTGTGTTACTCTGTTGCCATCAgtgggatatttaaaaatagtgaACTGTGGAATGAGTCCCTGTAGCACAAGAGTAATGATTCTCTCGACCAATCAATTGACTGCAGAATTTCTACCTTGTAGTATTGGTTCATCTGGAACAGTCCTATTGTCACCATCTTGATgactgaaatgcaaaaaataacttCAGTGTTACCAACTGTTGGACTTTGGTGGTGGAAAGGCTTTTGACTGAGATGTTGACTGGCTTCCAAGTCACCTCAGCTAATTACAATATTATTACCACATTTTTGCACCAGTACTAATAAGTCACAGGAAATCTTTTTCTACACAATATCTACTTGATGTATATTTTGCTAATAATACTGTGTACTTTAACCATATAAATgtactacttaaaaaaaatattaaaacagtaccctccctccaaaaaaaacccaaaacaaaaatttaaaaatataaagctttctttttttccttaaacgTGCAATAACTTGGTTTACATAGGGAAAGCTGTTTCTCCTTTACCACCACAAGAACAACTACATTGGCAAGTGAAAACCAAAATGGCCCTATCTACCACtagagtttggtttgtccgttcttggctactgtagaaacagcaTGGCAGACTGCGAGAGAACCTGCTTCATATGTGGatgaaaacagctcattctaaggtggTGAAAATTTAaccattattattttcaggttattatgaACTAATGTAGATTGTAATGAATATTTTGTTGTGTTACTGccaaaatatcactttaaatcctgcaaactggacctttaaaacatgCGTTTGCTTTGATTCTGCtgttattttgtagttttgatAACTTTACCCACAAGTTCTTGTTGTGTGGTTTTACTCAATGAAATAGTGTTAAATTATTCAGTAATGTAATCAGCATTGAAATTCAGCAGCACAAACTATCttttattctatgtttttgttgttgcgtttttctttgtttttttatagtgaGACAGAAAGCCCGGGAACAAGACTTGGAACCTGGCGACTGCAGCAGGGAACCAGCCTTTGTGGTCGGAACTTCAGCAGCTGGTGAGCTACACGGACACCCCAAAATGTACTATCCTCATTCAAGATTTCACTCAGATGcataattatttaaacaaaaacacaataccTCATTGGCACGCTGGACAACCCAAGGTCTAAACTTGGTGATTAGGACTTGAACAGCCAATGAATTAACTTGACTTAACACTAGTAAActgcaaatttgtaaaaagaaagtagctcattgaaaataaaataaaaattaaacactgaCTGAGTGGATGAATAACATACTTTACCAAGATGCTTTAATGATTTTCGCATCATGGAAGAAATAATTGTAACCTTTACTTAAAATATggaccacaaaaaaaatgaacaccaTTTTCAGCTTTTAGTAACAACTTCACACTTTTACAGATtatcatacaaaataaaaaatacatttcataataTATCACCACTGGCCCAAGATTCCTCTTGCAGGGTTTTGCACTTGGCATCAAGCTCTGAGGCACATTTGATGTTATCAGCCTCCTTCTCCCAGATCTCTCTGAGTCTCCTGATCTCTTTCTAGAATGCAATGACCCGGCTGATCGCTGCAGTCCAGTAGAATTTAACCGACAGGGTCTCAATCTGGGCTTCACACAGACTTTGCTGAAGCGATTGGATCAGTGCATCTTTTTCCCTGGCCATGGCTTTCTTTTCAGACTGTAGAACCTTCAAGATCATCTTCTGCAGTGGAAACCTGCTCCTTCCGGGCAGCAATTTCTGAGGCCAACTTAAAGTTGTGTCCTTCAGAGTCCTACAGGGCTTTTCTCAGGTCCTGAAGCTCTTTGCTGAGACTGCAGGTTCCCTGGTTTCTCTAGTCTTGCAACTCTTGAGCTGGGCTGTCCTGGTTCTCATGTTGAAGACAATAGACAGTGCTATCCACATTTTGGATGCACAAAAAAGAATGCTATAATGCTGCTTTTTCTTAAGTATGTTTACTACAAAGcttattttttctgcagtcatccaaaatccaatgggcTTTTtaatgagggaaccagggcaaagCTAACTTTTATATTGGCCTACAGAGCaatgtcatccctggggcactctagaGGTGCAAAAAACCTGATCCACATACAGCCCAACATGGCCAATGATATGAAGTTCATTCAG from Plectropomus leopardus isolate mb chromosome 18, YSFRI_Pleo_2.0, whole genome shotgun sequence includes:
- the gmnn gene encoding geminin codes for the protein MSVSGKLKHSHPKSNENIKSFFTPSQKAMGPLRQTLQVLQSSAVNKDLGRSAQVGKVIPKRKQWGAEQARGPKRVKVEVKSTQTEASQCLTDGMSKEAYELMVVETPPSTYWKEVAEERRKALYNVLQENEKLHKDIEAKDEQITQLKCENEELQELAQHVQYMADMIERLTGKSPDNLEELREIALDVDEEDEHDDAEVAGQSEDDDSDCSQSDSEEDETSDHEHAGPSGE